In Candidatus Cybelea sp., the following proteins share a genomic window:
- a CDS encoding AAA family ATPase yields the protein MARDAVADSPYYVGREAELDSVRSLVHDAALGDGSALVWLGEPGIGKSRLLRECARNSRSVQLVSVRCGAPAQFGPDLASQLAVAFRVPREADGGRKRTAALLEALAKRARHRPVALLVDDVHLADASERATLNGLVALTGHHRLAVVGTAEEDGWRGRIVARRLSPLDEAATEVLVRSLAGVRALSNDDVHEIVRTAQGNPRFAIELVRNALQPRRDAPLVPESARAAAAQIRADLSRAEFEILSACSIIGDTFRGEWLPEIVDRPRIEVADALQRASDLGVLFEQDAASGWFAFRREALRKALCSGVVSIKREILHQRVVQRLGGEREADTRTVSLLAHHAEIVEDHECAAASFMRAADQFGDSADFAAAAEFYVRAAAHAERGGARWVACMKQTMRCYINTSDFRRMSSVARSVVETLDASQEAETVSNALDYLFLAQLIEGDLGNIEETIARFGELGLPNSENRKWVAMLTLAYWLSYTGRLSDATRLFTKVPFDRLENDEARLRYFIAKAEIEALVTPLRRTLAVIDQAVEAANRMPALRAAVSAYGSGVEIACRFGDLRLAREYAERADAVAAKREGTVNDLRHRALKERMRIALLAGDVADAKRLFHEHAAWRASGRHSEAFDASAAVTIGMRSGDLALVDAFFDSQLLHDAIRANDAESCGMLLAGFGEVMQVRGMSKDLRGVLERCVSEEFIDPYTAIQLWAARVAAIGCAARAVEQTERYFTAALAPSAQAHVAFCKATLLSRQGRHAAAAELASKAAARFGEIGWRLYQAGALELAGNPRAAARVYAQCGATADVARLAAGETYKAKYAPFGARLSPRQREVARLVAAKRSNREIATVFEVSVRTIEHHVEAAFSKLGIRARWELTPEMLDPPAT from the coding sequence ATGGCAAGAGATGCCGTCGCCGATTCCCCTTACTACGTCGGACGCGAAGCCGAGCTCGACTCCGTTCGCAGCCTAGTGCACGATGCCGCGCTGGGGGATGGGTCGGCTCTCGTCTGGCTCGGCGAACCGGGCATCGGGAAGTCGCGGCTCCTGCGCGAGTGTGCTAGAAACAGCCGCTCAGTCCAGCTCGTAAGCGTTCGCTGTGGGGCACCCGCGCAGTTCGGACCCGATCTTGCCTCGCAGCTAGCCGTTGCGTTTCGCGTGCCGCGCGAAGCGGACGGCGGGCGAAAGCGTACGGCCGCTCTGCTCGAGGCGTTGGCGAAACGCGCGAGGCATCGGCCGGTCGCATTGCTGGTCGACGACGTCCATCTTGCCGATGCGAGCGAACGTGCGACGCTAAATGGCCTCGTAGCACTGACGGGGCACCACCGGCTGGCCGTAGTCGGCACCGCCGAGGAAGATGGGTGGCGCGGCCGCATCGTTGCGCGCCGCCTAAGCCCCCTCGACGAAGCCGCCACCGAAGTGCTGGTCCGGAGCCTCGCCGGCGTGCGCGCGCTCTCGAACGACGACGTGCATGAGATCGTTCGAACCGCCCAGGGAAACCCGCGGTTTGCGATCGAGCTTGTCCGCAACGCGCTCCAGCCGCGACGCGATGCGCCGCTCGTTCCCGAGAGCGCGCGAGCGGCGGCGGCGCAAATCCGCGCGGATCTGTCGCGAGCAGAGTTCGAGATCCTATCGGCGTGCAGTATCATCGGCGATACGTTTCGCGGCGAGTGGCTCCCGGAGATCGTCGACCGCCCGCGCATCGAGGTGGCCGACGCGTTACAGCGCGCCAGCGATCTCGGCGTACTCTTCGAGCAAGACGCTGCTTCCGGCTGGTTTGCCTTTCGGCGGGAGGCCTTACGCAAGGCGCTCTGTTCGGGTGTCGTCAGCATCAAACGTGAAATACTCCACCAGCGCGTCGTCCAGCGGCTCGGCGGCGAGCGCGAGGCGGACACGCGAACCGTCTCCCTTCTGGCGCACCACGCCGAAATCGTCGAAGACCACGAGTGTGCCGCGGCCTCGTTCATGCGGGCCGCCGATCAGTTTGGGGATTCGGCCGACTTCGCGGCGGCTGCGGAGTTTTACGTTCGCGCCGCCGCGCACGCGGAGCGCGGCGGCGCCAGGTGGGTCGCCTGCATGAAGCAGACGATGCGCTGCTATATCAATACGAGCGATTTCCGGCGCATGTCGTCGGTCGCTCGCTCTGTTGTCGAGACATTGGACGCGTCGCAGGAGGCCGAGACCGTCTCCAACGCCCTCGACTATCTCTTCTTGGCTCAACTGATCGAAGGAGACCTCGGTAATATCGAAGAGACGATCGCACGATTTGGGGAACTCGGCCTTCCGAACAGCGAGAACCGCAAGTGGGTCGCGATGCTGACGCTAGCCTACTGGCTCTCATATACCGGGCGCCTCAGCGACGCCACTCGGCTTTTCACTAAAGTACCGTTCGATCGCCTTGAAAACGACGAAGCCCGGCTCCGCTATTTCATCGCAAAAGCTGAGATCGAAGCGCTCGTAACGCCGCTGCGCCGTACGCTCGCGGTGATCGACCAAGCCGTTGAAGCCGCGAACCGTATGCCCGCCCTACGCGCCGCGGTCTCCGCCTACGGCTCCGGCGTCGAAATCGCGTGTCGTTTCGGCGACCTGCGCCTCGCTCGCGAGTACGCCGAGCGCGCGGACGCGGTCGCGGCAAAGAGAGAGGGCACCGTCAACGATCTGCGCCATCGAGCGCTGAAGGAACGCATGCGAATTGCGCTGCTCGCCGGAGACGTGGCCGACGCCAAGCGGCTCTTCCACGAGCACGCGGCCTGGCGCGCATCGGGCCGCCATAGCGAAGCCTTCGATGCGAGCGCCGCGGTCACGATCGGCATGCGCTCCGGCGATCTTGCGCTCGTCGATGCGTTTTTCGACTCGCAGCTCCTGCACGATGCAATCCGCGCGAACGACGCGGAATCTTGCGGAATGCTCCTCGCCGGCTTTGGCGAGGTGATGCAGGTTCGCGGCATGAGCAAAGACCTTCGCGGCGTCCTCGAGCGCTGCGTCAGCGAGGAGTTTATCGATCCATATACGGCGATTCAACTTTGGGCCGCGCGCGTCGCGGCGATCGGGTGCGCCGCCCGGGCCGTCGAACAGACCGAACGCTATTTCACCGCTGCGCTCGCGCCCAGCGCCCAGGCGCACGTTGCGTTCTGCAAAGCGACGCTCCTGAGCCGGCAGGGGCGACACGCTGCCGCTGCCGAGCTCGCCTCGAAGGCTGCGGCGCGATTTGGCGAGATCGGCTGGCGCCTCTATCAAGCCGGCGCGCTCGAGCTCGCGGGGAATCCACGCGCGGCCGCGCGCGTCTACGCCCAGTGCGGTGCGACGGCGGACGTCGCGCGTCTGGCCGCCGGCGAAACGTATAAAGCGAAGTACGCACCGTTCGGCGCACGCCTCTCCCCGCGCCAGCGCGAAGTGGCACGACTCGTTGCCGCGAAACGGTCGAACCGTGAGATCGCGACGGTCTTCGAGGTCAGCGTTCGGACGATCGAGCACCACGTCGAAGCGGCCTTTAGCAAACTGGGAATACGCGCCCGCTGGGAGCTGACGCCGGAGATGCTCGATCCGCCGGCTACGTGA
- a CDS encoding HD domain-containing protein: protein MKLSERFDDAVAYANRVHGNQRRKGTEVPYLSHLLAVASLVLEYGGDEEEAIAALLHDAPEDRGGAPVLEEIRERFGGRVAGIVEGCSDSLVEDPRQKEPWQFRKERYHEHLRETGDSSVLLVSAADKLHNARATLGDVQRFGPTVWNRFHSTPEQALWNYRELLEAYRASADPRVQHAVADLQPLVDALAEVT from the coding sequence ATGAAGCTTTCCGAGCGATTCGACGACGCGGTCGCCTATGCTAACCGCGTGCACGGCAATCAGCGGCGGAAGGGCACCGAAGTTCCCTACCTGAGCCACCTGCTGGCGGTCGCGAGCCTCGTGCTCGAATACGGCGGCGACGAGGAGGAGGCGATCGCGGCGCTCCTGCACGATGCGCCCGAGGATCGCGGCGGCGCACCGGTGCTCGAAGAAATTCGCGAGCGTTTCGGGGGCCGGGTCGCGGGCATCGTCGAGGGATGTTCCGACTCGCTGGTCGAGGATCCGCGGCAGAAAGAGCCGTGGCAGTTTCGTAAGGAGCGCTACCACGAGCATCTGCGCGAAACCGGCGATTCTTCCGTGCTTCTGGTCAGCGCCGCGGACAAGCTGCACAACGCGCGGGCGACGCTGGGCGACGTGCAGCGTTTCGGCCCGACGGTCTGGAATCGGTTTCATTCAACGCCGGAGCAGGCGCTTTGGAACTATCGCGAGCTGCTTGAGGCGTATCGCGCGTCGGCAGATCCGCGCGTGCAGCACGCGGTCGCCGACCTGCAGCCGCTCGTCGACGCGCTGGCCGAGGTCACGTAG
- a CDS encoding STAS domain-containing protein, producing MALRSHALRRVELDGEYDLSRKEEVAALFARLVPDGPASVDMSRVTYIDSTFLHQLALLHFRFKDFPVTLINIRPNVKRILDIVKFDRLFRFAGEPDLNF from the coding sequence TTGGCTTTGCGTTCCCACGCTCTTCGCCGCGTCGAACTCGACGGCGAATACGATCTCAGCCGAAAGGAAGAGGTCGCCGCGCTCTTTGCGCGCCTGGTGCCCGACGGGCCGGCGTCGGTCGACATGAGCCGAGTGACATACATCGATTCGACGTTTCTGCACCAGCTCGCGCTGCTGCACTTTCGTTTCAAAGATTTTCCGGTCACGCTGATCAACATCCGCCCCAACGTTAAGCGGATCCTCGACATCGTGAAGTTCGACCGGCTCTTCCGCTTCGCGGGCGAGCCCGACCTCAACTTCTGA
- a CDS encoding metallopeptidase family protein — translation MEALSRDEFERVVEEALESLPQRFNDLIKNVAIAVEEEPTDEDFESTEGEDDDELLGIYRGVALTERSHDAPLLPDEIAVFRGPINRVARNRAEAVDEVRETLIHELGHYFGLCDEEMPY, via the coding sequence TTGGAAGCGCTAAGCCGCGACGAGTTCGAGCGGGTCGTTGAGGAGGCGCTGGAATCACTTCCGCAGCGCTTCAACGACCTCATCAAGAACGTGGCCATCGCGGTCGAGGAGGAGCCGACCGACGAAGACTTCGAGAGCACGGAAGGGGAGGACGATGACGAGCTGCTCGGCATCTATCGCGGCGTCGCCCTCACCGAACGATCGCACGACGCCCCGCTTCTTCCCGACGAAATCGCCGTCTTCCGCGGCCCGATCAACCGCGTCGCGCGCAACCGCGCCGAAGCGGTAGACGAGGTGCGCGAGACGCTGATTCACGAGCTCGGCCACTATTTCGGGCTCTGCGATGAGGAGATGCCCTACTAA
- a CDS encoding GNAT family N-acetyltransferase, translated as MAKLKSVVVRQFEPRDIAPCGRICYEAFRAIAQRHGFPPDLPSSEAGAGIMETLHDSPGFYGVVAERDGAVIGSNWLDERNAISGIGPITIDPAVQDGGLGRRLMDAVIERSDARGFPGVRLVQAAYHSRSLSLYTKLGFASREELAVMDGDAADSNLTGYTVRPLRPDDLRACNEICTGVHGFDRGAELAAAAAANAAFVAEREGAIRAYTSGLGYFGHSAGETTDAICALLLTVPRLPSLGVLVPIRNYRLFRWCLDHGMRVLMTMTLMSRGLYQEPSGPYLPSILY; from the coding sequence GTGGCCAAGCTAAAATCGGTCGTCGTCCGGCAATTCGAGCCGCGAGATATCGCACCGTGCGGACGGATTTGTTACGAAGCCTTTCGTGCGATCGCGCAGCGGCACGGCTTCCCGCCCGATTTGCCGAGCTCCGAGGCCGGCGCCGGCATCATGGAGACGCTCCACGACAGTCCCGGATTTTACGGCGTCGTCGCCGAGCGCGACGGCGCGGTCATCGGCAGCAACTGGCTCGACGAACGCAACGCGATATCGGGGATCGGCCCCATCACGATCGATCCAGCAGTCCAGGACGGCGGCCTCGGGCGCCGGCTGATGGACGCGGTGATCGAGCGCAGCGACGCGCGCGGCTTCCCCGGCGTGCGCCTCGTGCAAGCGGCCTATCACTCACGTTCGCTCTCGCTTTACACCAAACTGGGCTTCGCGTCGCGCGAAGAGCTCGCCGTGATGGATGGCGACGCGGCGGACTCGAACCTAACGGGCTACACCGTTCGTCCTCTCAGACCCGATGATCTGCGCGCGTGCAACGAGATATGCACGGGCGTGCACGGCTTCGATCGGGGCGCGGAGCTTGCGGCCGCCGCCGCGGCGAACGCGGCGTTCGTCGCCGAACGCGAGGGCGCAATCCGCGCGTACACCTCGGGCCTGGGTTACTTCGGTCACTCTGCCGGCGAGACGACCGACGCTATCTGCGCGCTGCTGTTGACCGTCCCCCGGCTGCCGAGCCTCGGTGTGCTCGTGCCGATTCGCAACTACCGGCTCTTTCGCTGGTGCTTGGATCACGGCATGCGGGTCCTCATGACGATGACGCTCATGTCGCGCGGGCTGTATCAGGAACCCTCCGGCCCATATCTCCCATCCATCTTGTACTAG
- the cdd gene encoding cytidine deaminase, with product MNSDTELLAAADAARKNASAEFSHFTVGAALETADGQIVTGANIENSSYGLTMCAERVALFKALSDGHREFKRLLIVSEDNRGVVPCGACRQVVWEFCGDIEVLSAVPGEVVQRYKMEALLPTPFDARSLQ from the coding sequence ATGAACAGCGACACGGAGTTGCTCGCAGCGGCAGATGCAGCGCGAAAGAACGCTTCTGCCGAATTTTCACACTTTACGGTTGGTGCGGCCCTCGAAACCGCCGATGGCCAAATCGTAACCGGGGCAAACATCGAAAATTCTTCCTACGGCTTGACGATGTGTGCCGAGCGCGTCGCGCTCTTCAAGGCGCTTTCCGACGGGCACCGCGAATTCAAAAGACTTCTCATCGTATCAGAAGATAACAGAGGCGTCGTGCCGTGCGGAGCGTGCCGCCAGGTCGTGTGGGAGTTTTGCGGAGATATCGAGGTGCTGTCGGCTGTACCCGGAGAGGTCGTACAGCGCTACAAGATGGAAGCCCTTTTACCAACTCCTTTTGACGCACGGAGCCTGCAATAG
- a CDS encoding aminotransferase class I/II-fold pyridoxal phosphate-dependent enzyme, whose product MKAHALRPFALERFFARYEFTTRYLLCSSDPESMPISELLALEPGADRRLAELRLGYIDSRGTPELRNAIASLYENRGAEQILAHSGTQEPIFAFMHAILEPGDHLVVQFPAYQSHYSIAESLGAHVTRWDADLDLGGAPDVGELERLVRPKTRAIVITTPNNPTGYQFTRRALDAIVEIARKRGIWLLGDEVYRGTEREAERLPAAADLYERGVSLGGTAKAYGLAGLRIGWAAAQDVSLLDEMASIKDYLTICNSAPSELLAALALRHAGELWERVARITSRNLDLLDGFFARRADRFRWTRPLAGTTAFPRYLAGSSEAFCTRLVERAGVLLLPSTAFDAGDAHCRLGYGRVNLPEALAALDEFMNLDG is encoded by the coding sequence ATGAAAGCACATGCTCTTCGGCCCTTCGCGTTGGAACGGTTCTTCGCGCGCTACGAATTCACCACACGTTACCTGCTTTGCTCGAGCGACCCCGAATCGATGCCGATAAGCGAGCTGCTCGCGCTCGAACCCGGTGCGGATCGCCGGCTCGCCGAGTTGCGGCTCGGATATATCGACTCGCGCGGGACTCCAGAGCTGCGTAATGCTATCGCCTCGCTTTACGAAAACCGCGGCGCAGAACAGATCCTCGCGCACAGCGGCACCCAAGAGCCGATCTTCGCCTTCATGCACGCGATCCTCGAGCCCGGGGATCATCTCGTCGTGCAGTTCCCGGCATATCAGTCGCACTATTCGATTGCAGAGAGCCTCGGTGCGCACGTCACGCGCTGGGATGCCGATCTCGACCTCGGCGGAGCGCCCGATGTGGGCGAGCTCGAACGCCTGGTCCGTCCGAAGACACGCGCGATCGTCATCACCACCCCGAACAATCCGACCGGCTACCAGTTCACCCGCCGCGCGCTTGACGCGATCGTCGAAATCGCGCGCAAGCGCGGCATCTGGCTGCTGGGCGACGAGGTCTATCGCGGCACCGAGCGCGAGGCGGAGCGGCTGCCGGCAGCCGCCGATCTCTACGAACGCGGCGTCTCGCTGGGGGGCACGGCCAAAGCCTACGGGCTCGCCGGCTTGCGAATCGGCTGGGCCGCCGCGCAGGATGTGTCGCTGTTGGACGAGATGGCCTCGATCAAAGACTATCTGACGATCTGCAACAGCGCGCCGAGCGAACTGCTCGCAGCGCTTGCTTTGCGCCACGCCGGCGAGCTCTGGGAGCGCGTGGCGCGCATCACCTCGCGGAATCTCGACCTGCTCGACGGTTTTTTCGCCCGTCGCGCCGATCGTTTTCGCTGGACGCGGCCGCTTGCGGGTACGACGGCGTTTCCGCGTTATCTCGCCGGCAGCAGCGAAGCCTTCTGCACGCGCTTGGTCGAACGCGCGGGGGTGCTGCTTTTACCAAGCACCGCATTCGACGCCGGCGACGCGCATTGCCGTCTCGGATACGGTCGAGTGAATCTGCCCGAAGCGCTCGCGGCCCTCGACGAATTCATGAATTTGGACGGCTGA
- a CDS encoding BlaI/MecI/CopY family transcriptional regulator has product MSRRKAVVLTDHELRLMEVLWRNGQGTVAEVVEGLEPPPLTYSTVLTTLRTLEQKGHLTHDEVGRAFVYRPAIRRSDAARSAVRHVLDRFFGSSPGALAVTLLDGERLSSDELAEIKRLIARKRKERS; this is encoded by the coding sequence GTGTCTCGCCGAAAAGCGGTCGTCCTAACCGATCACGAGCTGCGGCTCATGGAGGTGCTTTGGCGCAACGGGCAGGGAACCGTCGCCGAGGTTGTCGAGGGACTCGAGCCGCCGCCCCTTACCTATAGCACGGTGCTCACCACGCTGCGTACGCTGGAGCAAAAAGGACACCTTACGCACGACGAAGTTGGGCGCGCTTTCGTTTACCGCCCGGCGATCCGGCGAAGCGACGCGGCACGATCCGCCGTGCGGCACGTGCTCGACCGTTTCTTCGGCAGCTCGCCCGGAGCGCTCGCGGTAACGCTGCTCGACGGCGAACGGCTCTCCTCAGACGAGTTGGCCGAGATCAAACGGCTGATCGCGCGCAAGCGAAAGGAACGCTCGTGA
- a CDS encoding M56 family metallopeptidase yields the protein MIAGVLLNGLWQGAPLVAIAWLVTRLIPRSNAATRYAIWFATLLALVIVPILATASHAGASLAGLVQSHGAGSAVKITLVPAGSFVSHADAVFSWAAPVLLGFWFAAAVLALIRLAVSFFRVYAIRRALRPLAGAGRDVWVCDDLSVPIVAGILSPAIVIPSAIANELTPANLQRIVAHERAHIRRYDPLCNLIARAVEALLILNPWVYLAGRNLCLEREAACDDWVVESVGSPGEYAACLALLAQSVRSRNAPLLTPTAFHSRRTLIERIERLGSNEPRRLTINSFAIGGAVMLFLIATIVLQALSPALALTPAVPKRLVVAATCAHPVVEASATDPAPPMLPHGLAVSGTTEVLVTLAPDGHVLKTSVVKSSGNKTADTAVLEAARKSKYSPEIADCAPVEGAYLFRADFKPSP from the coding sequence GTGATTGCCGGCGTGCTTCTCAATGGCTTGTGGCAGGGAGCGCCGCTGGTCGCGATCGCGTGGCTGGTTACGCGCCTGATTCCCCGTTCCAATGCCGCCACGCGCTACGCCATTTGGTTTGCGACGCTGCTGGCGCTGGTAATCGTTCCGATCCTAGCAACCGCATCGCACGCGGGCGCGTCGCTCGCCGGCCTCGTGCAATCGCACGGCGCGGGATCGGCCGTCAAAATTACCTTGGTCCCGGCGGGCTCTTTCGTCTCGCACGCCGACGCGGTGTTTTCGTGGGCCGCGCCGGTCTTGCTCGGCTTTTGGTTTGCTGCGGCGGTGCTCGCGTTGATCCGTCTCGCGGTCAGCTTTTTTAGGGTCTACGCGATCCGGCGGGCGTTGCGGCCCCTCGCCGGCGCCGGCCGTGACGTCTGGGTGTGCGACGATCTCAGCGTGCCGATCGTCGCGGGCATCCTTTCCCCGGCGATCGTAATCCCGAGCGCGATTGCAAACGAGCTCACCCCTGCGAACCTGCAGCGGATCGTCGCGCACGAGCGCGCGCATATCCGCCGTTACGATCCACTCTGCAATCTGATTGCCCGCGCAGTCGAAGCGCTGCTGATTCTCAATCCCTGGGTGTACCTTGCGGGGCGCAACCTGTGCCTCGAACGCGAGGCCGCCTGCGACGATTGGGTCGTCGAGAGCGTCGGCAGTCCGGGCGAGTACGCCGCGTGTCTCGCGTTGCTCGCGCAATCGGTTCGCTCGCGAAACGCTCCGCTCTTAACCCCGACCGCGTTTCACTCGCGGCGCACCCTCATCGAGCGTATCGAACGTTTGGGTTCGAACGAACCGCGCCGCCTTACCATCAACTCCTTTGCCATCGGAGGTGCCGTCATGCTGTTTCTCATCGCAACGATCGTGCTGCAAGCACTCTCTCCTGCTCTCGCCCTCACGCCCGCGGTGCCAAAAAGGCTTGTGGTAGCGGCGACGTGCGCTCATCCGGTCGTCGAGGCATCCGCTACCGACCCCGCGCCGCCGATGCTGCCGCACGGGCTGGCGGTTTCCGGAACAACCGAGGTCTTAGTGACGCTCGCGCCCGACGGCCATGTCCTCAAAACATCCGTCGTGAAGTCGAGCGGCAATAAAACCGCCGACACTGCCGTCCTCGAAGCGGCTCGCAAGAGCAAGTACTCGCCCGAGATCGCCGACTGCGCGCCCGTCGAGGGAGCGTACCTCTTCCGCGCAGACTTCAAGCCGAGCCCCTAG
- a CDS encoding VOC family protein has translation MARVTGIGGVFIRARDPAALAKWYEKHLGIVEKPGEGISFRWSEDPDPNALTVFSIFDADDDYWERTQPVMLNFRVDGLDELIAKLAGAGVTVLERAEDHEYGRFRWIVDPEGNRIELWEPRPH, from the coding sequence ATGGCCCGAGTAACTGGGATTGGCGGAGTGTTCATTCGCGCGCGGGATCCCGCAGCGCTCGCGAAATGGTACGAGAAGCATCTCGGAATCGTTGAGAAACCGGGCGAAGGGATCTCATTCCGTTGGTCGGAGGATCCCGATCCAAATGCGCTGACGGTCTTCAGTATCTTCGATGCCGATGACGACTACTGGGAACGCACGCAGCCGGTGATGCTCAACTTTCGGGTCGACGGCCTCGACGAACTGATCGCTAAGCTCGCTGGCGCAGGGGTTACCGTTCTAGAAAGAGCCGAGGACCACGAGTACGGGCGGTTCCGCTGGATCGTCGACCCCGAAGGCAACCGCATCGAGCTCTGGGAGCCGCGCCCCCATTAG